gcacgttattaggaaaactgtttatttttcgTGTCAATTTGTAATGCGCATGACCGAGGTTATAGTTCAAGTGGGCGGTGCCAGTCTTCAGAATGGTGGATGAGGCAGGAGCCAGTGCGGCAGTGGGCTCCacagcagctcagaagtgatgatttaccgaagaaagatcTGATAAAGTTCTTACAGcacaatgcagcgcattcggtacgttgtcatttggggatttcgaagccccagttttAATTTCGAGAGTGCCTTTTGACGGGAACATGCTTCGTTCGCTTGATGTAGCCCCACGTGGAGGGAGACTGCAAAATGTTTgctaacaaattggctacattgcgcgGCTACCTTCTAGCTCTTTATGGttaaaaatatgtcatttcattgtgtttttcagttcctcaacgagcacagactgctgggaaacatcaagaatgtggccgaAACGGCGAAAAAAAGAgaagcttgtcgacgccataacgagctgGTTGTCAGCAAAGTAAgtccattttgttttaaatactactttctattttctctgtcCGTGTAATAATTACATggcagcgttcagtattcaagtctttgctcaattagcttattttttaatatgatgCATCcaaattttgaattaaaacaccctggcctggtgttgatttttaatagcaagaacctgcCATCAATAGAGGTGTAAAGGAATAAACGGTACACTTATTGAATAACTTTACCCTCGGTTTGTTTTCCCTTcaggaagacctcagggcttggaccttttcatttttagttttaacaaAACCCTaagagacattcattcaatgatagtgcaggggtcatttttgactcaagttttgacatgttaaaataacaatttttcctcagtgtatggaaaaaaaaccgaagcaatgatgacttttaggaatatttatttaaaaaaaaaatgaatggatttgaaatgattaactggaaaaactcatccaggataaaataacatgggaaatgaatgtgggtcatttgtgcatcaaaataaTTAAACAAGCAATTACATCATCACGTtgtgttttgtagaggtttaaagccacggagatggtgaaAAAAGCTGTCAAAATCGACGAGAAGACCAGAGAAGTCGTGGATGAGGTCGCACCCAAGTGTTTCAggctattttatttcttattttcatgtgatttgtactaaacctactcattttgtatcttgcttctctttaGGGTCCACCCGAGTAGACCAAATCAACACGAAGGGTGACACGGTGAGCTGCTGCTATATGGGGGCATTGCAGGATGGCATATTCTTTGACACCAACTTCCCTTcagggtctccaactctggtactcgagggcccctgtccagtgtgttttccatatctgccaccacatctgaatcaaatgatcaaaatcctgattatttgatttagcTGTATTGGTGGAgaacatggaaaatagactggatagggcccCTGGAGATCCCTGTTATGACTTTGATCACCAAGCCACTGACAggtatgtctaatatttctTGCTTTTTGCAGTGGGATGGAGGAACCCTTTTAATGATAGAAAAAATCTAActtaatatagattttttttgtcaaactctTCACGACACTactcttatttttaatgttggacttaatCTATTATCTTGACTCTTTTTTCCCCAGCCAAGGGGAAGAACATTGCTGTCTGTAAACTGATGGAAGATTGCCCTATGATGTACCTCCAAACTGCATAAATAAATGTTCTTAAAATTTATATATGTCTTTGCTTCACTTatttagtggaaaaaaaaagatgcaagtAATTTGCAAAGTGAAACCTTTTTATTAACAGGACAACATTTCAACTTAGTCTTTTCTCCACcaacacaaaaaacacagtACATATGAATTTTTCTTTGACAAGATTTATTCAAAaaaacacttagtcatttttttccctagaATATATGACttagaaattttaaaaaagaaaaa
Above is a window of Stigmatopora argus isolate UIUO_Sarg chromosome 11, RoL_Sarg_1.0, whole genome shotgun sequence DNA encoding:
- the LOC144084561 gene encoding peptidyl-prolyl cis-trans isomerase FKBP3-like isoform X2, which translates into the protein MRQEPVRQWAPQQLRSDDLPKKDLIKFLQHNAAHSFLNEHRLLGNIKNVAETAKKREACRRHNELVVSKRFKATEMVKKAVKIDEKTREVVDEGPPE
- the LOC144084561 gene encoding peptidyl-prolyl cis-trans isomerase FKBP3-like isoform X1; its protein translation is MRQEPVRQWAPQQLRSDDLPKKDLIKFLQHNAAHSFLNEHRLLGNIKNVAETAKKREACRRHNELVVSKRFKATEMVKKAVKIDEKTREVVDEVAPKCFRVHPSRPNQHEG